The following nucleotide sequence is from Actinomadura graeca.
CCAGCGCGCCCAGCACCGCGGCCCCGACCCAGATCGCCGCGCGCACCGCGGCCAGCTCGTTCTCGCCGCTCATCGGACGCCCCCCGCCAGCAGGGCCCCGCCGTCGATCCCGCCGTCCCCGGCCACCAGCTCGGCGTACTCGCCCAGCAAGTCGTCCAGGATGTCGGCCGCCGCCAGCCGCCGCGCCTCGGCCGCCACCGGCGACTCACCCGCCGCGCGCTCCCACACCGCCGGCGACATCCGCTCCAACGCCCACACCAACGCCGCCGTGACCGGCTCCGTCAGCGGCGGGGGGGACATGCATCCCTGCCCCACCTGCGAAACGATGTTGCTCAGCATCGGATCCACTTCCTTCCAAGATCGGTTCCGATGTCAGCGGCTCTCGGGCGCTTGCATCGCCCGGGAGCCGCGTCCTGTCATGGATTAAGGTGTCCTAGGACACTAGATAATGTCAAGGGCTAGGGCATAGGGTTCTTGGTGTCTAGGACAATCCGGGACGGAGAGGACGGGAGATGGCTCAGCTACAGCGCGCGGCAGCGCCGTACGCGCAGATCGCACAGCACCTCAGAGACGAGATCCACGCGGGACGCCTGGCGCCAGGAGACCGGGTGCCGAGTGTCAGAGATCTCGCCGCCGAATGGGGAGTGAGCCGCGCCACCGCAGACAAGGCCTTGAGCGCTCTCCGATCCGAGGGGCTAGTAACCGCAGTCACGGGAGTCGGTACGCAGGTCGCCGACCAGGTGCAGACGGTCCAGACAGGCGGGATCCGCTTCCGGCGGCTGATGTCCACGGGCCGTGCCACCCGCGTGGGGGAGCGCTCAGAAATCCTCTCTGCCGAGCTGCTCTCATCAGCTCCGGCTGACGTGGCGGCCGCCCTGAAGATCGAGCCTGGCAGCTCAGTAATCCGCCGTCAGCGTCGCTTCCACGATGAGGACGGGATCGCCGCGCTTTCCACGTCCTGGCTGGCAGGGACGCTGGCCGAACAGGTCCCTGTGCTGCTGGGAACCGGCAGGATCGAGGGCGGCACGATCGGGGCTGTCTGCGCTGCTACGGGACGCCAGCCAGCCCCCGGCCTAGACACCGCTCGGGCCCGCTTGGCCACCGATGACGAGGCCGAGGCCCTCGGCCTGGAGCAGCCCATTGCCGTCCTCATCGTGGAGGCGCGCCTCGCTGACGAAGACGGCGTGCCGATTGAGTTCGGCGTCGACGTCATCGGGCCGGACCGTCCCTGGTCTGTCGGATACGACCTGAGCCTCCCGTAAGGAGTAACGTCCCCCCAGGAAATGCGTAAGGCCGGGAGTTCGCAGCTCCCGGCCCTCTCACGCAGTCGCTTCTGCCATTCGCAGTGGACAAGAAGGACGTCTTAACCATGAGGGTACCCAACCCGCGTGACACGTCTAGTGACACGGGTGTGTCTGGTCTAGAGATGGTGGCGAGAAGACCGCCGCTGTCAGTGAGGGACGTGGTGCGCGGCCCGGCGCGGTGAGTGTCCGAGAGCGGGCCGCCGCCGGTTCTCGGCGGGAGTGCCCGAACAGGCTGCGGCGTCGTACGGCGTCCTACGGGGATGACGAGGCGCTGCCGACGTTAGCGCCGGATCTGTGGATCCGGGTGGTGGAGCTGCTGTTCGCGCGGGGTGAGCTGGACGGGTATGCGCGCAGGATGGCCCGGCACGTCACCTTCCACGCCTCGGCGCGTGGCCGCCTGGCCGACGTCGAGGACGGCCTGATCCCCGGGTACAAGGTCAGGCACGGGATCGGCCGCCGCTCGGCGTACACCGACATCGGCCGGCTGGCCGGGGCGGGGCTGCTGCGGCAGGTGCACGCGGCGTGCCCGGGGCGGGGCGTGGTCTACCAGATGTGCGTCCCGCCCGAGGTGCTGGTCGATCTGCCGTCGTCGCTGCGGGCCCGGCTGCGTCGCCTGTGGGCGCGCCCCACCCGGGAGGCCCGGGCCGCCGCCCGCGCCGAGGACCGCCGCGCGCCGGTGTCGGCCCGGGTGTCGGGGACGGCCGCGATCCGGGTGTGGCTGCCGGTGGCCGAGCGGCACCGGGTGCTGGCCGGGTGCGCGGTGGTGCGGGTCGGGTCCGCGGCCGCCGAGCCGACCGAGACGCAGTTGTCCTGTGGACGACTGCACACGTCTCCCTTCCTTAAGAGGGATCACCCCCAACCCCTCTTCGTCCGGTCCCGGCAGGGGTACCGGCCGCCTCCGCCTGATCTCCAGATGGCGACTTTCGACCACGAGGGGATCCGGGACGAGGTGATCACCCGCTGCATGGCCCTGTGGAGCGCCCAGCGGCCCCCTGACGGCCTCCCCGACGACGCGGCGATGGCGCGGCTGCGGCCGCTGCTGTGGGCCGCGCTGTGCACCCACACCTCCTCCGACGTGATCGAGGCGCTGACCACCCGCGTCCGCTCGGCCCGCGACCTCGGCGCCGTCGCCGCGACCCGGCTGCGCCGCATGGTGATGTCGGCCCGCCGCGCCGCCCGCCTGGCCGTCGACGACACCGGCGCCCGCGCCGCCGCCCTCGCCGACGAACGCGACCAGCTCCGCGACCACGCCATGACCGCCTCCGCTACCGCCCGCGCCGCCGCCCGCCAGGCCCTAGCCGACATCCGCGACCACCACCGCGACCAGCGACACGACCGGCACGGCCGGTACGAGCGGTACGAGCGGCACCACCACCACCAGCGGCAGCGGCACCGGCCGCCGCCCGGTGGGCACGCCCGCGCCGACGAGGCCACGGCCGAGGACGTCCTGGACCCCGGCGACCTGGCGATGCTGCGCCAGGCCATGGCCAACGCCGCCACCGGCACCCGCCCGACCACCCTCCGCGGCACCGTCCCACGGCCCTGACCTGCTATTTCGCCGGGAAGAACCCTTTACAGCGTCAAGGGAATGACCCGCGACTCCGTGATCCCGCCATCCCGTGATCCCGGGGTCCCGGGGTCCCGGGACTAGGTGTCGAGGCGGCGTCGGATGCGGTCGGTGAGGGCCGGGTCGGTGTAGGCCTCGGCCAGCAGCGCCTTCAGGACCGGTGTCGCCCTGGTGTCGCCGCCGAACGCGTTGACCAGCCAGACCTTGAGCCGGTCGTGCTCGTCCGGGGTCATCTCCAGCGACATCTTGCGCAGGTGCCCGCGTCGCCCGTGCCCGTCGGGGGCGCGTCCGGCCGGTGTCGCCGGTGTCGCCCTGGACGGCGCCGCGGGCGTCGCCGACGTCGGCGAGGGCGCCGGGGGCGGGGCGGGCATGTCCGGCAGCGGCGGTGTCGCGGGCGGTGCCGCAGGTCCGGGGCGGCGGGCCTGGCGGCCGCGGCTGAGCGCGGCGGCCTTGTCCGCCGCTCCCCTGCTCCCGGCGTTCTTGGGCGGGGTCATCGGCCGTCCTCCGGGGTGATGTGGGCGAGCAGCTCCCGGGCGAGCAGCTGCATCGGCGACCCGGCCGCCAGCCGCGGGCGCTTGCCGAACGACTGGCCGTAGCCGTCGCGGGCGTCGCTGCGGGGGATCTCGGTGGCCAGCACGGTGTACCCGGCGTCGGCGAGCGCCTGGCGGGTGTCGGCGGGGCTGGCGGCCGACCGGTTCACCATCGACAGCACGATCACCAGGTCCGGCGCCGGGGCGCCGACCTCGTCCAGGTGGTCGATCGCGGCCAGCACCGACCCGGCCCGCTCCACGTCCATGTCGGTGGGCTGGAGCATCAGCACCGCCAGGTCGACCGCGCTCAGGACGGCGAAGTGCGGCCCGCCGGCCTTGCGCTCCCACGCCCCGGTGTCCAGCGCGGCCAGCCCGCCCGCCGGGGTCAGCCGCCGCACCTCGGCCGCCAGCCGGGTGTGCGCGGGCGCCGGGTACACCGGCGCGCCCAGGTCCGCCAGCTCCGCCCACGCGTACAGGCTCCCGGACTCATCATCACCGGGCCGGTCCATGTCGATCCCGATCACGTCCACGCCCTCGGCCACCCAGTGACCCAGCAGATGCGCCAGCGTCGTCGACTTGCCCGCCCCGCCCTTGCCCAGCAACCCGATACGCCGCCCGTCCGGCGGCAATGTCCATCCCATGCCCGGCACCGTATCGAGGAACCCCGCGATCCGGCAGTCCCGCGATCACGGAGTCCCGGGACTCACACCAGGAAGCGGAGCCCCCGTTCCCCCTCCGAGGGGAACGGGGTGGAGGCCTCGGCGGGGAGGAGGGCAGTCCAGGACTTCTCCCCATCCCCTCGTACCCCGGCCCCGCCGTTCGGCCGTGAGAGGCGATCTGAGAGTCGCGATCAAGGAAATAGAACCTCCAAGATCTTTCTACTTACGACTTTCGTTAAGTCTGAAAGACTTATAGTTTCTGTGAAACGAAACTAGTAGGATGGGGGTATGACGATGGAGACGAGCGGGACAGCGCAGGAGGCCGTGACGCGGCCGTGCGGGTACAGCCGGTGCGACCGGCGGATCAGCTATTCGGGCTCCGGGCGGCCGCCGCGCTACTGCCAGCCCGAGCGCCGCTGGCCCGACCAGGGCGGCAAGACGTGCAAGCAGCTGGCGGCCGAGGAGCGCGCGGCGGGCCGGGCGGCGGAGCTGGAGGCGGTGACGGCCGCCTACGCCGCGACCGAGGACCCGGTGCTGGCCGCGATCCAGGCGCTGACGGCCGTGCTGGCCGACCGCCACGCCGCCGGTGAGGCGGTGCTGGAGGCGGTCGGCGGCCGCGTCGCCGAGGCCGAGCGCGCCGCCGCCGAGGCGCAGGCGGCGCGGCAGGCCGCCGAGGACGGCCGCGCCAGCGCCGACCGCGCCGCGGCCGCCGCCCGCCGCGACGCCGAGCTGGCGGCCGAGGCTCGCCGGGTCGCCGAGCGGCGCGCCCGCGACGCCGAGGCCGACGCCCGCGACCAGACCTCCCAGGCGTGGGCCCGGGTGGTGGAGGCCGAGCGCGCGGCCGCCGCCGCGGGCGAGCGCGCCGAGGGCGCCCAGCGCGCCGAGGCCCACGCCCTGGCCGACCGCGACACCGCCCGCGACCGCGCCGCCGAGCTGGCCGAGAACAACAAGGAGCTGCGGGCCGAGACCAAGCAGCTGCGCGCCGAGACCGCCGACGCCACGGCCGCCGCCGCCCGCGCCCTGACCGAGCTGGCCGCCGCCCAGGCCCGCGCCGACGCCGCCGAGCAACGCGCCGCCACCGCCGGAGAAGCCGCGGCCGCCGACCGGGCCCGCGCCGAGGCCGAGCGCGCCGAGCGCCTGGCCGCCGACGCCGCGGCCGCTGCCGACCGCGCCGCGCGCCAGGACGCCGAGCAGCGCGCCGCCACCGCCGAGACCGCGGCCGCCGCCGCCCAGGCCCGCGCCGACGCCGCCGAGCAGCGCGCCGAGACCGCCGACGCCGCGGCGGCCGCCGACCGGGCCCGCGCCGAACGCGCCGAGCAGCGCGCCGAGACCGAGCGCGCCGAGCGCCTGGCCGCCGACGCGCAGCGGCCCCCGGAGACGACCTGAGACGCCCGCGTGGGGGCAACCCCGGGTTGCCCCCCGCCCCCGTTTTGACCGGTCAAACGCCAAAACGCGCGCGTGCGCGCGTGCGCGCGAGGCTGCGGGGCGGGGTGATCAGTCGCGGACGCTGCGGAGGCTGCGGGGGGCCCGGCATGGCGGCAGCCTAGATCCCGCCCGGCACGGCCGACCT
It contains:
- a CDS encoding GntR family transcriptional regulator, with amino-acid sequence MAQLQRAAAPYAQIAQHLRDEIHAGRLAPGDRVPSVRDLAAEWGVSRATADKALSALRSEGLVTAVTGVGTQVADQVQTVQTGGIRFRRLMSTGRATRVGERSEILSAELLSSAPADVAAALKIEPGSSVIRRQRRFHDEDGIAALSTSWLAGTLAEQVPVLLGTGRIEGGTIGAVCAATGRQPAPGLDTARARLATDDEAEALGLEQPIAVLIVEARLADEDGVPIEFGVDVIGPDRPWSVGYDLSLP
- a CDS encoding ParA family protein, whose amino-acid sequence is MGWTLPPDGRRIGLLGKGGAGKSTTLAHLLGHWVAEGVDVIGIDMDRPGDDESGSLYAWAELADLGAPVYPAPAHTRLAAEVRRLTPAGGLAALDTGAWERKAGGPHFAVLSAVDLAVLMLQPTDMDVERAGSVLAAIDHLDEVGAPAPDLVIVLSMVNRSAASPADTRQALADAGYTVLATEIPRSDARDGYGQSFGKRPRLAAGSPMQLLARELLAHITPEDGR